GAGGTTTTCCAACCTCGGATCATATTATTCTTCATTTTTCATTACATGTACAAGATTATAGGTAAATCCGCCCCTTATTTCTTCAAGTGCGAGGTCTGCAAGGTTTGCTGCTTTTTCTGCAGTCGGTGCTTTTCCAACCCCGGCTTTAAGGGCAATATTTATTTCATTTTCAATTTCTTCGATTATCTTAAGGAGTCCCTCTGGGGTTAGGCCGTTACAGGGAGACATGAAGTTGTCACCACCAATAAAGAAAAGTAAAGAACCTTTTTCAATGAGTTTCTTCATTAAGAAATGTTGTACACGGTTTACTATGAATGAAGTATCATATGCCGGGATTATGTCGGTGAGAGAGTCAGTTATGCCATTTATATCTATATGGGCGATCTGGACAAAGCTTTCATCACTTTTTACCAAGCCGTCTATTGCCAGAACTTCTGTTCTTTTCTCTGACTGGGCTCCACCATAGTTTTGAAGGGCATTTGTTGCTTTTCGCTGTGCCTCGTATGGAGTTTCTGCAGCTCCAACACCCATACTAACTGTTATGGGGTATCTATTTCCTATGGACTTTTGTATTCTGAGATGATCCTCCATGTCCACGCCATTTGTCACCGCGAGCATGTTATCGAAACGGGTGAAAAATACTAGCCCTCCCTTTGCAGCAAACTGCCTTTGGAGGTCTGCATAAAGCTCTGCCTGCAAGATCTGTAGATCTGCTTCTGCCCTTGGTGTTGGAGTAACCGTCCATGGGCCATAGTTGTCAATTTGAATTAAGGTCATTTGAATCATAAAATATCACCCAATGTAGTTCTGGCTAACATCTTTTTTTCTCCGATGTTCTTCATGTTGGTGTTTGTTACAACTACCTCTGGTATTAGTCTTTCTATTTTATTCTTGTAGGCATTATCCTTAAGGTCTATAATAAATTTGTTTAAAAAGTTCGCGTACATTTTTGCAACACCTAAACATGAAACATCATGTCCCAGAGCATTCATAAATTTGGCTGCAGGACCACTTACAGGAGCATCACCAATAATTGGAGATATCCCAACTACGTAAGCATTTTTTAGGGCTTTAGATACGCCTTCTAAAGTTATTATGGGTCCTATGGAAGTTATGGGATTTGAAGGCCCTATTATAACCATCTCAGACTCTTCAATAAATTCAATAAGTCCGGGTGATGGTGAAACAGGATTATATTTGATGTCAAGAACTTCAGGCATGCCTTGTCTCTCAACAAGAAATTTATGAAATTCCATTTTTCCTTCGTTTGTTTCAATGATTATATTAGATTTATCATTACTCATTGGAATTATTTCAGATTCAATACCCAGGGCTTTTCTCTGAATGTCAACAACCCTTGAAAGAGGATATTGTTCCATAAGCAATGTTTTCTGAATTTTTATGGCTCTATCCCTATCACCAATTTTAAGGGTTTCAGGGCATTTGATCTCCTTTAAAGTTTCATGTGTTATAAATGTATCATCCTTAATTCCATACCATGTATCATCATTGATCATTCCTGACAGTGTATACATAACAGTGTCAATATCAGGAGCCACATAAACTCCTGAAAAATAGTTGTTTTCAAGTGTATTAACAACCACACGAAGTTTATTTGGTTCTATTAATTTCATAATCCCCTGTAATAGTTTAGGGGTACCTGTTCCGCCGGAAAATATTGTTATCATATGGATCTATCTTTTTTTTATTGACTAAGATTTTGAATTTTATTAGCTATCCAATAATATTCTTATCTGAACACATCGTATTCTTTTGGTCTTAGTAGAGGTTTTGAATTTGCAGAATTGTTTCTCAATATTTTGAAATAATCCACTCCTCTTATTATAACAACAGGAATTCCTTCACTTGCTTGTCCCATTACTATAGATGCTGCTGATGCTAATTCATCTGAAACTGCTGTTTGGGTTGTTTGGAGTTCACGTCCATAGAGATCTAGTTTTCCTTCTTGGTTCCACAATGATTCCATACCCGATATCCCAATGGCTACACCCACTGCACCTTCTCTAAATGGACGTCCTTGTGTGTCAGATATTATAACTGCAACATCCTTTTCAGTTAAGGTTTCTATTTTTTTTCGGATTTGATCTGCACTTTTATCTGGATTTGTAGGGATTGGTGTTGCAAATCCATGTTCAATGTTTGATTCATCTATCCCTGCATTAGCACATATAAAACCGTGTTTAGTTTCACAAATTATGAAATTTGGTCCTAATTTGATTATATCGGTTGATTCACGAATAATAGCTTCAACAAGATTTGCATTTTTCCCAGTTTTTTTGGAAATATCCATTGCATTTTTACTCGGATTCAATGATTTAAGATCTATTACATTACCTTCTGCTTTAGCTACTGCAGTTTCTGCAATCACTATAATATCTTCATTACAAATTTCTATTCCTTCATCATCTGCAGTATTAATTATAATTTCTGCAAGATTGTCTCCTTCTTTAATAAGTGGAATTTTCTTGATACCTATGATATTAACACACATTTATGCACCTTTTCTTAATGAAGCTATTATATGGAACTTATTTCCCATTCATTCTTTCCAAAGGCTGCTGCCGATGTCACAGGGTTGGTGAACTCTCTAAATTTGCCTTGATCCATTATAAATTTAGCTGCTTCTTGGGCATTATTGGCATTAAAATCCACTATTTGTGGTTTTGTGTGTTCGTATGTTGATATGTATGCACATTTCCCTGTTTCAACCTTTTGAACTATTAAATCTTCATGGGTAACAATTCCTATAAAAGAATCTCCTTGTAGTGTTGTTGCACCAGCAATACGTGGAGTTTTAAAATCATCCTTTTCATAATCCATAGAAAGTAAAGATAATGCTATTGAATCTCTAATATTCATTCCTGAAGCTATTTTATCTGCTATCACATCTGTATGGGAACCATTTGAAACAACTGCTATGTCATCGACAATTTTTATGGAATTATATGCTATATATGGATTTTTAAACACATCTTTTTCATTTCCCTCTGTGGGAACAATTGAAACTCTGTCTTCAAATGATTTTGCTATTCTATTTGGAAAAGATCTACTGGATACTCTGTATGCAACGAATTTTCCAGATTCTGTACTTCCTACTGCTAATATTCTTCCTAGATACATTTCATTCACCTCTTATACATTTTATATATTTATCTATTTAGAGAGTATATAATAACATGAAATTTATTGTTGTGGTATATTCACTGCTTGATCTGGTAACATATCAGATGGGGCAGTTATCACAATCGCACCTTCTTTTGCCTTTAT
This sequence is a window from Methanobacterium sp. SMA-27. Protein-coding genes within it:
- a CDS encoding IMP cyclohydrolase; the protein is MYLGRILAVGSTESGKFVAYRVSSRSFPNRIAKSFEDRVSIVPTEGNEKDVFKNPYIAYNSIKIVDDIAVVSNGSHTDVIADKIASGMNIRDSIALSLLSMDYEKDDFKTPRIAGATTLQGDSFIGIVTHEDLIVQKVETGKCAYISTYEHTKPQIVDFNANNAQEAAKFIMDQGKFREFTNPVTSAAAFGKNEWEISSI
- a CDS encoding GTP cyclohydrolase III; translated protein: MIQMTLIQIDNYGPWTVTPTPRAEADLQILQAELYADLQRQFAAKGGLVFFTRFDNMLAVTNGVDMEDHLRIQKSIGNRYPITVSMGVGAAETPYEAQRKATNALQNYGGAQSEKRTEVLAIDGLVKSDESFVQIAHIDINGITDSLTDIIPAYDTSFIVNRVQHFLMKKLIEKGSLLFFIGGDNFMSPCNGLTPEGLLKIIEEIENEINIALKAGVGKAPTAEKAANLADLALEEIRGGFTYNLVHVMKNEE
- the cofD gene encoding 2-phospho-L-lactate transferase; this encodes MITIFSGGTGTPKLLQGIMKLIEPNKLRVVVNTLENNYFSGVYVAPDIDTVMYTLSGMINDDTWYGIKDDTFITHETLKEIKCPETLKIGDRDRAIKIQKTLLMEQYPLSRVVDIQRKALGIESEIIPMSNDKSNIIIETNEGKMEFHKFLVERQGMPEVLDIKYNPVSPSPGLIEFIEESEMVIIGPSNPITSIGPIITLEGVSKALKNAYVVGISPIIGDAPVSGPAAKFMNALGHDVSCLGVAKMYANFLNKFIIDLKDNAYKNKIERLIPEVVVTNTNMKNIGEKKMLARTTLGDIL
- a CDS encoding coenzyme F420-0:L-glutamate ligase, translating into MCVNIIGIKKIPLIKEGDNLAEIIINTADDEGIEICNEDIIVIAETAVAKAEGNVIDLKSLNPSKNAMDISKKTGKNANLVEAIIRESTDIIKLGPNFIICETKHGFICANAGIDESNIEHGFATPIPTNPDKSADQIRKKIETLTEKDVAVIISDTQGRPFREGAVGVAIGISGMESLWNQEGKLDLYGRELQTTQTAVSDELASAASIVMGQASEGIPVVIIRGVDYFKILRNNSANSKPLLRPKEYDVFR